A window of Maioricimonas rarisocia genomic DNA:
GCGCGACTCGTCAGCCCGCTCAATGGCGCGCACGCCCAGCGGGCTGAACAGAATTGCCGAAAACACCCCGGTCGAAACCAGGAAGTTGCGGTAGAACGGCAGAGCCGAGATGAAGCAGTCGACCAGACCGGCCAGCGTCTGCGGGTATCGCGAGACATCCGGCAGGGCCCAGATCGCGAAATTCGTCAGCACGAAGAATGCGAGCGAGCCGCCCACGCCGCAGCCGGCTACCCGCAGCCACGACACCTTCGACCGCAGCGGCATGCCGCACAGCACGACCAGAGCAAAGCCGAGGTAGACGAAGATCTGACTGCGGTAGAAGGCCATCTCGGCTCCGGCAGCCACGCCCGAGTGCATGCTGACCAGAGCGAAAATGCCGAGGTCACCCAGCAGCCACGCCAGCACCGGCAGGCCGAAGGCCCATTTGCGATCCTGGAAGTAGGCGGCACCGAACAGGCAGATCGCCGGTACAGGCGAGAAGTTCCACGGATAGACGGTGGTCTCGGGATCAATGCTCATCCCGAACTGCATGAGGATGTACGGCAGCAGCTTGACCACGACCGCGTAGATAAACAGAGTGGCCAGAAACGCCGTCCGGGGGCGGTACATTGTGAGATCTCCTGTGAGTTCCGATCCGACAGTCGTCGGTGATCGGGGCGTCCCGTTGTTGGTAAATGTAACTGCAGGTAGGGGCGATCGATCCCCCGCTGCCTGCGGTGTTCATGTTCTGCTACGACGGCTCAGCAGCCGGTCCGCCGTCCTTGAGGGGCGTACCGCACTTCGGGCAGTTTCTCGACCGCGGGTCGCGTTGTAGCACATCCAGGGGGGGCGACGCATGCCAATGCTCGCAGTCCGGGCAGTACCGTGCCGGGACGAGCGTGCGCTGGCCGGTCTCCGGATGAGCGGCCGGCACGTCTCCGCCGACGGGCAGAGTCAGTGTCTCACGCGAAGCCGTATCGAAGTAGACCATCGTGGCGGGCGTCTCGTCCGCTTCTGACCGGTTTCGCGAACACCCGGTCAGCCCGAGCACACAGGGTGCGATCGCGGCGAGCATGACGGTGCAGAATGTGTAGCGTGTCATTGTTGCTCCCTGCGATTCAGAACCGGTCATACCATTCGTCCTGCAGATCCGGGTCCGTCAGATTGTCCCCGACGTACCCCAGCCGCTCCTTCTCCATCCGGGCGATATCGCCGAATGCCGGTGCCTTCCAGCCCCGCCCCCTGGATTCCACATGCCCGTCCAGAAACGCCACATTGGCGGAGTCGCTGTGGCGGAAGTGGACCGTGGGGAAGTCATTGCTGGGGGGCTCGAGAATCCAGTTCTCCCGCAGTTCGCTGTCGGCACAGGTGAAGTCGACGCAGAACACACCCGCGCTGTCGGCGAACGCGATCGTCTGGGTGAGCTGCATGACGTCCGCCAGGCGACGCGTGGCCGGCTGTGTGCTGGGCACGGCCGCCCATGTCGGCGGCAGCCACTCGACACCGGACGAGCGGGACAGGTTGTGGCCGTTGAAGGCGAAACCGGTCGCGGGGCGACCGAAGCGGACCGTGTCCATCTGTCCCGGTCCGAAATTCGGGCACTGGAACGCCGGGTAGTTCGCTTCCA
This region includes:
- a CDS encoding DUF6580 family putative transport protein produces the protein MYRPRTAFLATLFIYAVVVKLLPYILMQFGMSIDPETTVYPWNFSPVPAICLFGAAYFQDRKWAFGLPVLAWLLGDLGIFALVSMHSGVAAGAEMAFYRSQIFVYLGFALVVLCGMPLRSKVSWLRVAGCGVGGSLAFFVLTNFAIWALPDVSRYPQTLAGLVDCFISALPFYRNFLVSTGVFSAILFSPLGVRAIERADESRGLEPAAGLPEVATVSR
- a CDS encoding DUF1559 family PulG-like putative transporter, which encodes MRRMLQLLAGSGPRRRGFTLIELLVVIAIIAILIALLLPAVQQAREAARRTQCRNRLKQITLALHNYADTYAEHLVPYVIEDTERMNYMATYSGGQGTAQFWFGIVDYDEPNPELQLTFHEGPLAPYMEANYPAFQCPNFGPGQMDTVRFGRPATGFAFNGHNLSRSSGVEWLPPTWAAVPSTQPATRRLADVMQLTQTIAFADSAGVFCVDFTCADSELRENWILEPPSNDFPTVHFRHSDSANVAFLDGHVESRGRGWKAPAFGDIARMEKERLGYVGDNLTDPDLQDEWYDRF